Within the Salvia hispanica cultivar TCC Black 2014 chromosome 4, UniMelb_Shisp_WGS_1.0, whole genome shotgun sequence genome, the region ttattatgttttaattattaaataaaaatttataataatgtattttgaaaattatatataaaatactccaGATATACTATCACGGAAGATAATTTGTATTGTATGGTTACACTTACATCTAAAGCAATTTTCAAGTGCGTATTATTTTAGACTCATTTTGTGacttatatatacaaaatgcaTGTTGTCACCATATTGCTTGGAGAAAAATCAGGATCGACTAAAAATTCCCCACAATAATATTagtgaaaatacaaaaatcgTCCTCAATTTATAGTTAGAATAATTTAATCATGTACTTATAATATGTGcaagttttaataatttagttgaCTTAGTAAAACGGggtccatttttttattgagtttAAATGTTAAAATGCTACTACTATAGAAAGATGAGACAAGTACGTTGTAGACAGATGAAAAGAATTGTGACAAATTGTTGACAGACGAACGGAGTAATTATTCATAATTGATCATCACAAAGAGAAGATTTCCTTCATATTCAAAGAAAATCAGAGATAAAGAAGCTACACAGATACCATCACCAATAGAAACTGGATCAATCGAAAGCAAGttacaaaaaaagaagattaaattaagttaaatTCAACACTAATTAATCCGAACAATAATCCCTGAATGAAGATCTCCCTTCGGGGTGCAAAGGAAAAAGCTTCAATGTCCTATCTCCCTTTTCCTCTTCTCTACAATATTTGCTCACTTCATCGAAAACGCACTTCCTCTTATAACGATTATTCTCCTCTTCCTACATCaatagtatttcatttcatcaGTACACGtcacatttaaataaaacttattaaatatttcatttcatcagTACACGTcatgtttataattaattcgACGTACCTTATTTATTGGCGACGATAGGAAGAGGGAAGAAGCGGGAGGCGGGGGCGGTGTTCGGGTAGAAGGAGAGAGGCCGAGGCTAGTGCGCTTTTGCTTCTGCCGCTCGCGCGCTTTATGGTTTTGAAACCAATAAAACACGTTTTTGCCTTCGATCTTGCCGTATTTGCCGAGTTGCGCTGTGATCTGCTCGATTTGCTGTGTGTTCGGAGTTCTCATGCCGCTCCGGTATAGCATCTCGAGTATTCCGATCTGCTCCTGCGTCGGATTCCACCGCGTTCCGCCTGGCTGCGCCGCCTCTACCTGTACACATATATGCCTTAGTTTTCAACATGcttttgaaatattgttttttgtttttttttcacaatatttcatgccatataaattagtactcctacctttaattttaatcaattattgaaatgaaaaaggtattgggattgaattattaattaatttatttaaagtgTTAGTGGATACTACCAAATTAGCAATGATGGGAGATTTGCCATGCACAATATTATAAGTGgacaatttgattaaattaattaattactacctGAGATGATTCTTTCTTGTGAACTTCAACGTTTCTTGGACTACATTGATCGGGTTTTATGAAGCTTTTGAGGTCGAAGGAggaggcggtggtggtggaggagagCGTGTCGGCAGCGGTGGTGGAGAGTTTGGGGGCGAGGGAGCGGAAGCGCTTGCAGCCGAGGGAGAGGGAAGGGGGGTCGTGATCCCAAATGAGTCCACGTGGCAGTTGATGAACCTTCATGGCTTGAATTCCCatggaaaattgaattttgaggTATGAATTTTGATGCCAAATTGTGTTATGGTTATATAGAAGAAGGTGGTGTGAGAGAAGGTGAGGGGGAGGGAgagaaaaaagcaaaaaaataaacaaaggctaagaagagaaaaaaaagtggagTGATGGTACTACTAGATAGATAATTAACCAAGACCAAATGATGAGGTGAGGTTGACTTATGATTTCCATGTTTAAAAAGAGAGATGGAAAAGTTGGGCTCTAGAGATAAAAAGGGGTTGATGGAAATTAATCCTTTTTCTAAAAGGTTGGgtaatttactaaaatataaagatttaaaaagtaaatttgtCATAAGGATTCATGTGGTGTGGATGTACTAAAGAAAAGTGTCCATTatgttaaaagaaaattaacaaattcaaatatttttttaactagCTAACCCCGCATACGAATTCATCTTCGAATGTATTAGACTTATGAATGTACGATTCAAGATTATATACATAGAAATATATcgattatatatactaatgaAGATTAATAATATCACATATGTGTGATGAGTCCATCTCCGATCATACTAGATTCATGCATGTACAACTCAAGATATACACATTACATACACTATTTTACTCACACAAGACACAACTAAACTATTGATTGATGGGGTTGGGTTCATTATTGAAGAGGCGTGCGTGTGGTGAATGAAAGGGGTATATGTAATGTGCGTGTGGTTGGATAGTCCAATCCAAGTTTAATTTTCTTGCTTTCATGATGAGGTGcctctccctctcttttttcttttcctttctctttttttcaaacttttaTCAGTGTAAAGTTGGAGGGAATGTGCTAAAGTGAATCCCACAATCCCAATAACTTGAAAATGCAAATgcctttgttttatttctagtTGCCTTTTCGAGATACCAATATGTGTGTGTTTCAACAGTTAAATGCCGTCTTTTTAgtgttaaaatttgaaaattatttatcttgGCTCTacaaacaatttttattggacCCAAATTCCCAATCAATTATATATCAACCTGCACCGTCAATGAATCCATTATATCTATTCACGTTGATcaagaaatatatttaatattcctaAAAAATAGATGGGcagttataaaatattttcaaattattcatatttcaaatGCCAATAGGCAATAAGCAGatatatgtttaaaaaataacaaaaaaaaaaagtggtttGAGACACATAAATGTGACATGATTAGACAATTGTTGGAAAATGGttggattaaataaatagaatgtgGAAAGAAAGGGACTATGTAAATTAATACTGCATGCACAAAAAACCATATAATCCAAAAAGTTGTGTATTTGTATCTTTCATCAGTCTGTTATTTATTGGGAACTGTTAGTTCCCCAAATAGTTTAAATCCACCAACTCACTTTCACaagaaaaatactaaaaaatgtctttcattttagtactagtatattagaGAATAAGATCTTGCATGATTTTGTACATCTGGGTTCAACCTTCATGTACACAGTCgaacataaattatttgataaagtATTGTGGATGATAGCAAACGCAAGTATCAACTATATAATCTATCAACAAAGtgttattagtaatttattatacactaaaaaaattgttaaaaatagTACTTTTAATACAACTAAGAACactaatttgtatttttaaatatacttcCAATGCTTGAAAACATTAAACACATCCTTATTATTggtgtcccaactaaaatttgAGAACGTAAATAGAAGCGtcctaaaaaaagaaatattaagttttaatttaggaataaTTTCTTTTGCATTCTAAATTGGTGCTATTTATTAAgattttctatataaataattgcaTCTCTATTACATATCATACGTAtggtgttaaaatgacaacccctcttaaagtgacactgtgacaccacttatacaagaatattataaacgcttctacacagcaatattacaaacactacacatcaatctatagattgttgtatagtgtgtcggatattgctggacaagaaaaattgttgtataaagaGCAACAAATTGTTGGCTgtctttttcagattttttttgccacgtgacAACTTATTATTTGCCCAcgtatataaataattggtcaggaatggtggtatgatgttattttaagggacgGTGACACCCTAAGATGCCCCTCGTACGATATTTTACCGAACAATGTGATGAGAATGATTAAGATAGTATGCTAGTTTGCgtaatatacatattttcaaataatgtcAAATTCAAGTATTACTATAAATGCGCAAacgaactttttaatttttggaggTGAATGCGGAAACGAGCCTTACTCTCTTAATCATATATCTATAATGAAATTATGCTATAGCTTTTTGCCGACTACCCAAATTGTGGTGTGCATTcgttattttccttttcataaCAATAACTAGtttccaataaaaattatactgaAATTGCATAAACGAATCTAGTTTTTCTTGATCATGTGTCATTCCAAAATTATACTGAAATTGCATAAACGAATCTAATTTTTCTTGATCATGTGTCATTCCAAAAGGTTAATTTTTTCTCATCAAACCGAATATTAAAATCATGATGTTCATTTGACGATTTCCCTCAACaaacaccatttttttttaaatattcaaatatgaCTTTTCCGCAtcgaaaatatgaaataaaaaaaatcaaattaaagactTCTGTTTgtaatattccattattttctATAAGTTTGATATATTCGTGTCATGTTTATAGACTCGTAAACATGTACTTCCCCTTTATATATTAAGAATCGAGGTGAAAAGCAGAGTTAAGACATAGTTTGTGTAGAAATTCATACGGTTCCACACTGAAGCCAATTGGTGACGGGTGGAGGTTCATAAAACTTATATAATAGTTTcagttttatctttttaagCCAACTgctttttcaaaatttaggcTTGGAAAGCcttcaattaatttagaaCTTTTGAGCTCGATTGACATCTAAATTTTCTAATCTCGTACAAATTGAATATGCCTCAATTGCAAATAATGTTAAATGTGTCTGTATTGCTGAAGTGCAAAGATACAAAAAAGATtcgatattaaaaaaacaatcatttctttaattataacaAGAATTTGAAGAACGATGCTTgtgttaaaattataatatcttgtcccacatcggcttggtgatgatcctagcttctctatataagtgtggataaccctcccccttatgaggccttttaaggggtgagtggcccatttctaatatggtatcagagcagggcccaagtcgatgatggtttatctctttatctcttctcttgcctacccacgtgatggaagtccgatgtgtcattccggcccacacgtgagggggcgtgttaaaattctaatatcttgtcccacatcggcccacattggtgatgatcctaaacttctctatataagtgtggataaccctcccccttatgaggccttttaagggatGAGTTGAAATTAGCTAGTGTGAGATGTCTAAAAACTAGGAGTGTGATTTAGAGGAATAATAATGAGTCAAAGATAAAGTGGGGCTGTAAGTTGGATGGCATGATAAATTGCCCCACTCAGTGGAACAAACGGTGGGATTCCATCattacaaaaacaaacaaattttgCCATCATTTCTATCTCTCcatttttctccatttctatttcattacagtataaaatatagtGAAGTTAAGAATTACGGATTAGCAATTATAAAAGCagttgaaaatataaaacaaatgttctatctaaaattatacaaattaaaaaatatataaaaaaataacagcACACATCAAGACGTTATCCGTCAATCCTCATCCATCATAGTATTAGACACACCGCAGCTAAAAGGTTTGCACTAAAATATTGGAGTTACTACCAGGAGTTCTACCAATGAAGAATTCTCTtgtaatgaataaaaataattttaactatGCTCCTTAAATGTTGTAATCATATCTTTTTTCAAGTTGAGCATCGTTAATGAGAATAAAAGggatttttataaaaaaataattcaaatcgTGATGtcataataattaatgaaaatatattgttattaggtcatatatatacaa harbors:
- the LOC125223767 gene encoding WUSCHEL-related homeobox 4-like, producing the protein MGIQAMKVHQLPRGLIWDHDPPSLSLGCKRFRSLAPKLSTTAADTLSSTTTASSFDLKSFIKPDQCSPRNVEVHKKESSQVEAAQPGGTRWNPTQEQIGILEMLYRSGMRTPNTQQIEQITAQLGKYGKIEGKNVFYWFQNHKARERQKQKRTSLGLSPSTRTPPPPPASSLFLSSPINKEEENNRYKRKCVFDEVSKYCREEEKGDRTLKLFPLHPEGRSSFRDYCSD